The window AATGGGGTCGTTGGTGGAGCGCATGCGCTGAATCTCCTCACGGGTACGGTAGGTGGTACCGGGGTCAGACATGGAGTGACCACCATATCGGTAGGTGACGTATTCGAGGACCATGGGGCCCTTGTCGGCAACGGTCCAGTCCTTGCCGTACTTGACGGCAGCCTTGACGGCGAGAACGTCCATGCCGTTGACCTTGAGACCAGGGATGTACTGTCCACGCTTGTAGTAGTCGGTCAAAGCAGAGGAACGGGCAGCAGAGGTACCCATACCATACTTGTTGTCTGTGGTGTGTGTTAGTTCGGTTCAGATAGATTTGAATACATCGTTCAACTTACTCTCACAGCCGAACAGAGCAGGGAGATTCCACAGCTTGGCCATGTTGAAAGCCTCAAAGACCTGGCCCTGGTTGCTGGCACCATCACCATATAGGATGATGCTGGCGTTCTTTCGGCCCTCGTACTGGTGGGCAAAGGCCAGACCGGCACCGACGGGAACCTGAGCGCCGACAATACCGTTACCGCCGTAGAAGTTCTTGGCGAACATGTGCATGGAACCACCCTTTCCGTAGGCAATACCCTCACGGCGGCCAAGCAGCTCACCAATGATGGATCGCACAGTACCGCCACGCATCAGGGCGAAACCGTGGCATCGGTAGGAGGTGATGATGTCGTCCTCCTTGGTGACGGCGTGCTCAATACcgacagcaacagcctcctGACCAGTAGACAGATGGCAGAAACCgcgaatcttcttctccttgtacAAACGGTCGGCAGCCATCTCCATTTGTCTGAGCGATTATTAGTATTTCCCGTGACAAAGCGGCTCTTGAGGCTCTCGTCGCTCCGTACCTGATGGAAACCATGTCGTAGTACATCTgcttcagctccttcttggtCACCTCGATGGTGTAAGGGGGAGGGTCCAGCTCGTAGGTCTCGAAGCTCTCGTCGCTGAGAGTGACCTGGAAGGGCTCATCATCGGACTGTGCGGGACAGCTGTTAGTCTCCGTTCAACGGTGTTTTTCGCCAGCCATTGGCAGTCAAATCAACCCAATTCGTCCGCCCCATTCCTCGAAACTCCATGCCGCGTCGCAGAGAAAAGGCGCATCAGACATACCTTGGGCACCGACTGGgagagagaagctgaagcggCATCGGTGGTGACGGCCCGGCTGGCGAGGGCAAAGGAGGCAGGGGCCCTGGCGCGCAGAGACGCAGCCCTGGGGAATCGGAGAG is drawn from Trichoderma atroviride chromosome 7, complete sequence and contains these coding sequences:
- a CDS encoding uncharacterized protein (BUSCO:EOG092D2D7L); the protein is MFSRAALRFPRAASLRARAPASFALASRAVTTDAASASLSQSVPKSDDEPFQVTLSDESFETYELDPPPYTIEVTKKELKQMYYDMVSIRQMEMAADRLYKEKKIRGFCHLSTGQEAVAVGIEHAVTKEDDIITSYRCHGFALMRGGTVRSIIGELLGRREGIAYGKGGSMHMFAKNFYGGNGIVGAQVPVGAGLAFAHQYEGRKNASIILYGDGASNQGQVFEAFNMAKLWNLPALFGCENNKYGMGTSAARSSALTDYYKRGQYIPGLKVNGMDVLAVKAAVKYGKDWTVADKGPMVLEYVTYRYGGHSMSDPGTTYRTREEIQRMRSTNDPIAGLKQKILDWEVSTEEELKGLDKAARNHIAEEVAAAEAMPVPETKADILFEDIYVRGTEPQYIRGRTTDENYYFSQ